Proteins encoded within one genomic window of Bacteroidales bacterium:
- a CDS encoding methylmalonyl-CoA mutase small subunit, translating to MANKKLFTEFKPTSTEAWEKNINKDLKGADYEKKLVTRTIEGINIKPYYRIEDLSELEYLSTNPGEFPFVRTNNTINNFHEIRQDIIVDDFISANNKAKEIISKGVTSLGFDLNKIDNIEYNNFSSLLQGVDIEGVEINFLNGKLAGNILTFLIKYISENNLNFDKIRGAVDFDPLGHKTITDKCFEESGGTCNFSNKLKSLYKLVEDKLPNFKILSVNAQHFRNAGSTAVQEVAFGLAAGSDYLAKATDAGIKASDIAPRMKFTFGAASNYFMEIAKIRASRILWAKIVEAYGVEDKSKCDMYIHSVTCDWNKTAYDPYVNVLRTTTESMSAILGGTDSLTVNPFDSSFEKADDFSERIARNTQIILKEEAYFDKAVDPSAGSYYIESLTNSIAEHAWKLFLEIENKGGYHEAFDKGIIKEKIEETARQRDMNIAQRKEILLGTNQYPDRTEKIKLSGKSNITANDKALKLYRAAEAFEELRQKTEKAEKIPKVFMLTIGNLSMRKARAAFVSNFFACAGFEIIDNPGFKTIEEGVNACLKAEADITVICSSDDEYSDIVPVIFKKLKEKSIVAVAGYPKNSIDAFKNFGVEHFIHVKSNVLESLSMFQTKLGL from the coding sequence ATGGCAAATAAAAAACTTTTTACCGAATTTAAACCGACAAGCACAGAAGCTTGGGAAAAAAATATAAATAAAGACCTGAAAGGTGCCGACTATGAAAAAAAACTTGTTACAAGGACTATTGAGGGTATTAATATAAAACCATATTACAGAATTGAAGATCTGTCGGAACTTGAATATTTATCAACAAATCCGGGTGAGTTTCCGTTTGTAAGAACAAATAATACGATAAATAACTTTCATGAAATAAGACAAGATATAATTGTTGACGATTTTATTTCGGCAAATAATAAAGCCAAAGAAATTATTTCAAAAGGTGTAACATCTTTAGGATTTGATCTTAATAAAATTGATAATATTGAATACAACAATTTTTCTTCATTGCTGCAAGGAGTTGATATTGAGGGGGTTGAAATCAATTTTTTAAACGGCAAACTTGCCGGAAACATTTTAACTTTCTTGATAAAATATATTTCAGAAAATAATTTGAATTTTGATAAAATAAGAGGAGCCGTAGATTTTGATCCTCTCGGGCATAAAACAATTACAGATAAATGCTTTGAAGAATCAGGCGGAACTTGCAATTTTTCAAATAAATTAAAATCACTTTATAAACTTGTTGAAGATAAACTTCCGAATTTCAAAATATTATCTGTTAATGCACAACATTTCAGAAATGCAGGATCTACAGCCGTTCAGGAAGTTGCATTTGGCTTGGCCGCGGGCAGCGATTATTTGGCTAAAGCAACTGATGCCGGTATCAAAGCAAGTGATATTGCTCCGAGAATGAAGTTTACATTTGGTGCTGCTTCAAATTACTTTATGGAAATCGCAAAAATAAGAGCAAGCCGGATTTTATGGGCAAAAATCGTTGAAGCATACGGTGTTGAAGACAAATCAAAATGTGATATGTATATTCACTCTGTTACATGCGATTGGAACAAAACTGCATATGATCCTTATGTTAATGTTTTGAGAACAACAACAGAATCCATGTCTGCAATACTTGGCGGAACTGACTCTTTAACTGTAAATCCTTTTGACAGTTCTTTTGAAAAAGCGGATGATTTTTCAGAAAGAATTGCCCGAAATACACAAATCATTTTAAAAGAAGAAGCTTATTTTGATAAAGCGGTTGATCCTTCGGCCGGCTCCTATTATATTGAAAGCCTTACAAATTCAATTGCAGAACATGCTTGGAAATTATTCCTTGAAATTGAGAACAAAGGAGGTTATCATGAAGCATTCGATAAAGGAATCATTAAAGAAAAAATTGAAGAAACTGCTCGTCAAAGAGACATGAATATTGCTCAACGTAAAGAAATACTTCTCGGTACTAATCAATATCCTGACAGAACAGAAAAGATTAAACTTTCAGGTAAAAGCAATATTACTGCAAATGATAAAGCACTTAAACTGTACCGTGCGGCAGAAGCTTTTGAAGAATTAAGACAAAAAACCGAAAAGGCAGAAAAAATTCCTAAAGTATTTATGTTGACGATAGGAAATCTTTCCATGAGAAAAGCCAGAGCTGCTTTTGTATCAAATTTCTTTGCTTGTGCCGGATTTGAGATCATTGATAATCCGGGGTTTAAAACAATTGAAGAGGGAGTTAATGCATGTCTTAAAGCGGAAGCTGATATTACAGTAATTTGCAGTTCTGATGATGAATATTCCGATATTGTCCCTGTTATCTTTAAAAAATTAAAAGAAAAATCTATTGTCGCAGTTGCCGGTTATCCGAAGAACAGCATAGATGCTTTTAAAAACTTTGGAGTTGAACATTTTATTCATGTAAAATCCAATGTTTTGGAATCGTTGTCAATGTTTCAAACTAAATTGGGTCTGTAA